A genomic window from Papaver somniferum cultivar HN1 unplaced genomic scaffold, ASM357369v1 unplaced-scaffold_15, whole genome shotgun sequence includes:
- the LOC113335610 gene encoding uncharacterized protein LOC113335610: MDMILEYSSTRTSSSSSPIETLIFNYVTSNFGILFSTLDNFWDLIISVLSTAVISLWGIKIVSSISHHQHVESDGSPSISFHHNQNQDKDDDQKYTEESVEEDNVFVSSCSSLFDEDSAIKFDGNVKRKFTLHFAIGGDEGVNFNDELTAVTRCWNEVDVSDVTAHLKEDYCNYDGRSKWEKVLVTKDLGWYSNLDLTSLDGSAVKLWETMRR; this comes from the coding sequence atGGATATGATTTTAGAGTATTCATCAAcaagaacatcttcatcttcatctccaaTAGAAACTCTGATTTTCAATTATGTTACTagtaattttggtattttattttcAACTCTTGATAATTTCTGGGATTTGATTATTTCTGTTTTAAGTACTGCTGTTATTAGTTTATGGGGCATTAAAATTGTAAGTTCTATTTCTCATCATCAACATGTTGAATCCGATGGTTCTCCCTCCATCTCATTTCATCATAATCAAAATCAAGATAAGGATGACGATCAGAAGTATACAGAAGAATCTGTGGAGGAGGATAATGTCTTTGTATCCTCTTGTTCTTCATTGTTTGATGAGGATTCTGCCATTAAATTTGACGGTAATGTCAAGAGGAAGTTCACTTTACATTTTGCAATTGGTGGTGATGAGGGTGTTAATTTTAACGATGAGTTAACGGCAGTTACAAGATGTTGGAATGAAGTTGATGTTAGTGACGTTACTGCACATCTGAAGGAGGATTACTGTAACTACGATGGAAGGTCAAAATGGGAAAAAGTTTTGGTTACTAAGGATTTGGGATGGTATAGTAATCTAGATTTAACGTCTCTTGACGGCAGTGCTGTTAAATTATGGGAGACAATGAGGAGGTAA